A portion of the Streptomyces coeruleoprunus genome contains these proteins:
- a CDS encoding alpha/beta hydrolase, giving the protein MKPRLVFVHGIGGPRDPGAELDEWLRAAAHGARAAGHSAHLSGLTGGWAADARFAYYGDLFHASGAQGSVSPGPAAGPGAESAEKRVREEELVVELLLEAVDERLTDPSLTPAEVRALRDARARLAPPGAAQGVGAPGRRAVNALTSLMALPGLRSLGGWLSARATATVLGQVARYLNRGEPDDRGVGLDRRIRDRVAACLDHEGPTVVVAHSLGTVVALEALHAHRGEVPLLITLGSPLGVRTAVQPRVRPQPLSTPDSVGRWLNFWDRDDIVAARPELEKFVRPSTSSVRPVTSRIDSDGAWVHPAAKYLAQPAVAGPLVEALTTLADR; this is encoded by the coding sequence ATGAAGCCGCGTCTTGTGTTCGTCCACGGCATCGGTGGTCCCCGGGACCCGGGCGCCGAGCTGGACGAGTGGCTGCGTGCGGCGGCCCATGGAGCCAGGGCCGCCGGGCACTCCGCACACTTATCGGGCCTGACGGGCGGGTGGGCGGCGGACGCCCGGTTCGCCTACTACGGCGACCTCTTCCACGCGTCGGGCGCGCAGGGTTCGGTGTCCCCCGGCCCGGCCGCCGGACCCGGGGCGGAGTCCGCGGAGAAGCGCGTACGGGAAGAGGAGCTGGTCGTCGAGCTGCTTCTGGAGGCCGTCGACGAGCGGCTCACGGACCCGTCGCTCACCCCGGCAGAGGTGCGGGCGCTGCGCGACGCGCGGGCCCGGCTCGCCCCGCCGGGCGCGGCGCAGGGCGTGGGCGCTCCGGGCCGCCGCGCGGTCAACGCGCTCACCAGTCTGATGGCGCTGCCGGGGCTGCGTTCCCTCGGCGGCTGGCTCAGCGCCCGGGCCACGGCGACCGTGCTCGGCCAGGTCGCCCGCTATCTGAACCGGGGGGAGCCGGACGACCGGGGCGTCGGCCTCGACCGGCGGATCCGGGACCGGGTGGCCGCGTGCCTGGACCACGAGGGTCCGACGGTGGTCGTCGCGCACTCGCTGGGCACGGTGGTGGCCCTGGAGGCCCTGCACGCGCACCGGGGCGAGGTTCCGCTGCTGATCACGCTGGGCTCGCCGCTCGGGGTGCGCACGGCCGTGCAGCCCCGGGTCCGGCCGCAGCCCCTGAGCACCCCGGACTCGGTGGGCCGCTGGCTCAACTTCTGGGACCGGGACGACATCGTCGCGGCGCGGCCGGAGCTGGAGAAGTTCGTCCGGCCCAGCACCTCGTCGGTCAGACCGGTGACCAGCCGGATCGACTCGGACGGCGCCTGGGTGCACCCGGCGGCGAAGTACCTGGCGCAGCCGGCCGTGGCGGGACCGCTCGTCGAGGCCCTGACGACCCTCGCGGACCGATGA